From a region of the Mycobacteroides saopaulense genome:
- a CDS encoding steroid 3-ketoacyl-CoA thiolase encodes MGNPVIVEATRSAIGKRGGWLAGLHPAELLGSIQKSVIARAGLDPNEVEQVIGGCVTQFGEQGGHITRQAWLHAGLPEAAGATTIDCQCGSAQQANHLIAGLIYSGAIDTGIACGIESMSRVPLGANVGGTGIPRPASWDIDMPNQFEAAERIAKRRGITRADVDGLGVRSQALAAQAWAEGRFDREITPLDAPQVDKEGNPTGETKTVNRDQGLRETTLESLGNLKPVMPEGIHTAGTSSQISDGASAVLLMDSDKAKALGLRPRARIVSQALVGAEPYYHLDGPVQSTQRVLDRAGMKIGDIDVVEINEAFASVVLSWAAVHKPDFDRVNVNGGAIALGHPVGSTGARLITTALHELERTDKSTALITMCAGGALSTGTIIERI; translated from the coding sequence ATGGGTAATCCGGTCATCGTCGAAGCGACGCGCAGCGCCATCGGCAAACGCGGTGGATGGCTCGCGGGGCTGCATCCCGCCGAGCTGCTGGGCAGCATCCAGAAGTCGGTGATCGCACGCGCCGGTCTGGATCCGAATGAGGTCGAGCAGGTCATCGGCGGCTGTGTGACCCAATTCGGCGAGCAGGGCGGGCACATCACGCGACAGGCATGGTTGCATGCCGGACTGCCCGAGGCCGCCGGCGCCACCACCATCGATTGCCAATGCGGCAGCGCCCAGCAGGCCAACCACCTCATCGCCGGACTGATCTACTCGGGCGCCATCGACACCGGCATCGCGTGCGGTATCGAGTCGATGAGTCGGGTGCCGCTCGGGGCCAATGTCGGCGGCACCGGCATTCCGCGCCCCGCATCGTGGGATATCGACATGCCCAACCAGTTCGAGGCCGCCGAGCGCATCGCCAAGCGTCGCGGCATCACCCGCGCCGACGTCGATGGACTGGGTGTGCGTTCACAGGCGCTCGCCGCGCAGGCCTGGGCCGAGGGACGCTTCGACCGCGAGATCACCCCGCTCGATGCCCCGCAGGTGGACAAGGAAGGTAACCCCACCGGCGAGACCAAGACGGTCAACCGCGACCAGGGCCTGCGCGAGACCACCCTGGAGTCGTTGGGGAACCTCAAACCCGTTATGCCGGAAGGCATCCACACCGCCGGAACCTCCTCGCAGATTTCCGACGGTGCCTCCGCGGTGCTTCTGATGGACAGCGATAAGGCCAAGGCCCTCGGATTGCGGCCGCGTGCCCGCATCGTCTCGCAGGCGCTCGTCGGCGCCGAGCCGTACTACCACCTGGATGGTCCGGTGCAGTCGACGCAGCGCGTGCTGGATCGCGCCGGCATGAAGATCGGTGACATCGACGTCGTCGAGATCAACGAGGCCTTCGCCTCCGTGGTGCTGTCCTGGGCCGCGGTGCACAAGCCGGACTTCGATCGTGTGAACGTCAACGGCGGCGCCATCGCCCTGGGCCATCCGGTCGGCAGCACCGGTGCCCGCCTCATCACCACCGCGCTGCACGAGCTCGAACGCACCGACAAGTCAACGGCTTTGATCACGATGTGCGCTGGTGGCGCACTGTCAACCGGCACCATCATCGAACGCATCTAG
- a CDS encoding cytochrome P450 — MVQAQHPHLPDGIDFTDPELFVHGIPERELAELRHTEPIWWNQTERGVAGFDDDGFWVVSKHKDVKEVSLRCDVFSSEQNTAIPRYLSTTPRERIDATRLIMLNMDPPRHSRLRQIISRGFTPRAVNRLRDDLNARAQGIAQAAAQTRHGDFVEQVACELPLQAIAGLMGTPLDEREQLFDWSNRLVGSADGEDDSAIASAELLMYAMRVAARKAAEPGEDICTDLVNADVDGQKLSDDEFGFFVMLLAVAGNETTRNSITHGMHAFTQFPDQWELYKRERPESAADEIVRWATPVTSFQRTALQDTDLGGVRIRKGQRVVMMYRSANFDEEVFDSPFAFDIMRSPNPHVGFGGNGEHHCVGANLARMTINLMFNAIADHMPDLASAGEPDRLRSGWLNGVKHWEVDFCPAGFGRAS, encoded by the coding sequence GTGGTACAGGCCCAACATCCCCACTTGCCGGACGGCATTGACTTCACCGATCCCGAGCTCTTCGTGCATGGGATCCCCGAGCGTGAACTCGCCGAACTGCGTCATACCGAACCGATCTGGTGGAACCAGACCGAGCGTGGCGTCGCGGGCTTCGACGACGACGGCTTCTGGGTGGTGTCCAAACACAAAGACGTCAAAGAGGTCTCACTTCGGTGTGACGTGTTCTCCAGCGAGCAGAACACCGCGATACCGCGCTATCTGTCCACCACCCCACGTGAGCGGATCGACGCGACTCGTCTGATCATGCTCAACATGGATCCGCCACGGCACAGTAGGTTGCGGCAGATCATCAGCCGAGGGTTCACGCCCCGAGCGGTGAACCGGCTACGTGACGACCTCAACGCTCGGGCGCAGGGCATTGCACAGGCAGCGGCGCAGACGCGGCACGGAGACTTCGTCGAGCAGGTGGCCTGCGAGCTTCCGTTGCAGGCGATCGCGGGTTTGATGGGTACACCGCTGGACGAGCGCGAACAGCTCTTCGATTGGTCCAACAGGCTGGTCGGATCTGCCGATGGTGAGGATGACAGCGCGATCGCGAGCGCCGAGCTGTTGATGTACGCGATGCGGGTTGCGGCGCGTAAGGCGGCGGAGCCCGGCGAGGACATCTGCACCGATTTGGTGAATGCCGATGTGGACGGCCAGAAGCTATCCGACGACGAGTTCGGTTTCTTCGTCATGCTTTTGGCGGTTGCCGGTAATGAAACGACCCGCAACTCGATCACCCACGGGATGCACGCCTTCACTCAGTTCCCGGATCAGTGGGAGCTCTACAAGAGGGAGCGCCCCGAATCGGCGGCCGATGAGATCGTGCGCTGGGCCACCCCGGTGACGTCGTTTCAGCGGACGGCCCTGCAGGACACCGACCTCGGCGGGGTGCGGATCAGGAAGGGGCAGCGCGTGGTGATGATGTACCGCAGCGCCAATTTCGACGAGGAGGTCTTCGACAGCCCGTTCGCCTTCGACATCATGCGAAGCCCCAACCCGCATGTGGGATTTGGCGGAAACGGCGAACACCATTGCGTGGGTGCAAATCTGGCACGGATGACCATCAACCTGATGTTCAACGCGATCGCTGACCATATGCCGGACCTGGCGTCGGCGGGGGAGCCGGACCGGCTGCGCTCGGGCTGGCTGAACGGTGTCAAGCACTGGGAGGTCGACTTCTGCCCGGCCGGGTTCGGGCGGGCCAGCTGA